One stretch of Cheilinus undulatus linkage group 5, ASM1832078v1, whole genome shotgun sequence DNA includes these proteins:
- the unga gene encoding uracil DNA glycosylase a isoform X1, whose product MFALYSLRFLKPRSPPASRPSPALCFAQYIKIIQKKRKSSEVDPEPSSPGPAALSADQLERIARNKKAALEKLASAQTPPGFGESWRKSLSAEFGKPYFKQLMNFVSEERKRHTVYPPTEDVFTWTQTCNIRDVKVVILGQDPYHGPNQAHGLCFSVKRPVPPPPSLENMYKELVSDIEGFQHPGHGDLTGWAKQGVLLLNAVLTVRAHQANSHKDKGWETFTDAVVQWLSNNLEGVVFMLWGSYAQKKGAAINRKRHHILQAVHPSPLSAHRGFFGCKHFSKANELLKKSGKAQIDWKAL is encoded by the exons ATGTTTGCTCTGTACTCTCTGAGGTTTCTAAAACCTCGTTCACCCCCAGCTTCTCGACCCTCACCTGCTCTCTGTTTTGCtcaatacattaaaataatccAGAAGAAGCGGAAGTCCTCAGAGGTGGATCCAGAGCCGTCCAGCCCGGGCCCTGCTGCTCTGTCCGCGGATCAGCTCGAAAGGATCGCCCGCAACAAGAAGGCGGCGCTGGAGAAACTCGCCTCAGCTCAAACCCCTCCAGGGTTCGGGGAGAGCTGGAGGAAGAGTCTGTCTGCCGAGTTTGGGAAACCTTACTTTAAACAG TTGATGAATTTTGTTTCTGAAGAGAGGAAACGTCACACCGTGTACCCCCCTACTGAAGATGTTTTCACCTGGACTCAGACGTGTAACATCAGAGAT GTCAAAGTAGTGATTCTTGGTCAGGATCCCTATCACGGCCCAAACCAAGCCCATGGATTGTGCTTCAGTGTCAAACGACCAGTGCCTCCTCCGCCCAG TTTGGAGAACATGTACAAAGAGCTGGTGTCAGACATCGAAGGGTTTCAGCACCCAGGACATGGAGATCTGACTGGATGGGCCAAACAAG GTGTTCTGCTGCTGAACGCAGTGCTGACCGTCCGAGCTCACCAGGCAAACTCCCACAAAGACAAAGGCTGGGAGACGTTCACAGACGCCGTGGTGCAGTGGCTCAGCAACAACCTTGAAGGCGTCGTCTTCATGCTGTGGGGATCGTACGCTCAGAAGAAAGGAGCTGCTATCAACAGG AAACGCCACCACATCCTGCAGGCTGTGCATCCCTCTCCCTTGTCTGCTCATCGAGGATTTTTTGGGTGCAAGCACTTCTCAAAGGCAAACGAGCTGCTGAAGAAATCTGGAAAGGCTCAAATCGACTGGAAAGCACTTTAA
- the unga gene encoding uracil DNA glycosylase a isoform X2: MIGQKTINSFFSPVSKKRISADLNESEEDKKDLKKRKSSEVDPEPSSPGPAALSADQLERIARNKKAALEKLASAQTPPGFGESWRKSLSAEFGKPYFKQLMNFVSEERKRHTVYPPTEDVFTWTQTCNIRDVKVVILGQDPYHGPNQAHGLCFSVKRPVPPPPSLENMYKELVSDIEGFQHPGHGDLTGWAKQGVLLLNAVLTVRAHQANSHKDKGWETFTDAVVQWLSNNLEGVVFMLWGSYAQKKGAAINRKRHHILQAVHPSPLSAHRGFFGCKHFSKANELLKKSGKAQIDWKAL, from the exons ATGATCGGACAGAAGACTATTAACTCGTTTTTCTCGCCCGTCTCCAAAAAGAGAATTTCTGCGGATTTGAATGAATCTGAGGAGGATAAGAAAGACCTG AAGAAGCGGAAGTCCTCAGAGGTGGATCCAGAGCCGTCCAGCCCGGGCCCTGCTGCTCTGTCCGCGGATCAGCTCGAAAGGATCGCCCGCAACAAGAAGGCGGCGCTGGAGAAACTCGCCTCAGCTCAAACCCCTCCAGGGTTCGGGGAGAGCTGGAGGAAGAGTCTGTCTGCCGAGTTTGGGAAACCTTACTTTAAACAG TTGATGAATTTTGTTTCTGAAGAGAGGAAACGTCACACCGTGTACCCCCCTACTGAAGATGTTTTCACCTGGACTCAGACGTGTAACATCAGAGAT GTCAAAGTAGTGATTCTTGGTCAGGATCCCTATCACGGCCCAAACCAAGCCCATGGATTGTGCTTCAGTGTCAAACGACCAGTGCCTCCTCCGCCCAG TTTGGAGAACATGTACAAAGAGCTGGTGTCAGACATCGAAGGGTTTCAGCACCCAGGACATGGAGATCTGACTGGATGGGCCAAACAAG GTGTTCTGCTGCTGAACGCAGTGCTGACCGTCCGAGCTCACCAGGCAAACTCCCACAAAGACAAAGGCTGGGAGACGTTCACAGACGCCGTGGTGCAGTGGCTCAGCAACAACCTTGAAGGCGTCGTCTTCATGCTGTGGGGATCGTACGCTCAGAAGAAAGGAGCTGCTATCAACAGG AAACGCCACCACATCCTGCAGGCTGTGCATCCCTCTCCCTTGTCTGCTCATCGAGGATTTTTTGGGTGCAAGCACTTCTCAAAGGCAAACGAGCTGCTGAAGAAATCTGGAAAGGCTCAAATCGACTGGAAAGCACTTTAA